The stretch of DNA TTTTGAAACTGTTGATTTGTAAGAGAGCAAAGGATAGAATCAACGAAGTTGATTCGTTGAAGCGCATGTAAAAGCATACTGCTTCATCAGCGACAAAGTCGCATCACTTTGCCCCCTTAAAATAAAGCGGAATTATGAATGAACTTTGCGTTTATCTTTTTAATCAAAAAATAATTTCTACCATGATTTGTCGAGTTTTATCAATAGAAAACATCTTTTAAACTTAACCCCAAAAGTCACAAAAGTTTTATTTTTAAAACACTTTAGTCCACTTAAGAAGTTTAAAATAACTCTGCATAAGTTCACATAAGATGAAAATCAAAGATTTTTATAAAACTTAAGTGTACTTCTTTTACACAAAGCATATGACTTAAATAGCTTAAGTGTTTTAAAAGCTTTTGTGACTTTTTACTCCGTCGAACCTTCGGTTTGTGGTTTAATAAAATATTCAAACAGATTTAATATAATCAGGCACATCCAGGTATATAATGCCATAATTTTGTCTATATTTATATATTTAGAAGCATATTAGTATACACGTTTACAAATGTTTAGAAAAATGGCTTGTGTTTGTATTTTGTACTCTAAAGCATGCCTATAAATATGATATAAAAAAAGATAATGCCAATAAACCCAATACCTCCGGACGGAGGCATGTTATATAAAGAAACAGATATGGCTCAGTTTTTCCCTGAACCATTCAATGCAATAACTGCTCTATTATTTTTAGCCATAGCTATTTTTTGGACCATTAAAATGAAGGATAATTTTAAAGAATATCCTTTTTTAACCTACTGTTTGGTCTTATTATATATTGGGGCCATAGGGGGAACTATTTATCATTCATTCAGACAATGGCCGATATTTATCATGATGGATTGGATGCCCATTATGTTACTCTGTTTGTCTGCCGGATTTTATTTTGTAGCTCAGAGCACCAGATGGTACTATGCTGTTGTAATGGTTCTCGTATATTTAATGCTCATGTTTGCTTTAAGAAATTGGATTTTGGTAGATAACCCTTCTCTCTTTATCAACGTAAATTATGCAATCATGGCTTCATTTGTACTTTTTTCGGTAGTAAGGTATTTAATCTATACTCAATGGAAAGCTGGAAAATGGGTGGGCTTTGCTTTATTGTCGTTTGCTCTTGCACTCACTTTCCGTATCATTGATAAACGGGACTGGTTGAGTTTCGGAACACACTTTTTATGGCATACATTTGGGGCGGTAGCAACATTTTGCATGTTTAATTATATCTATCTTACGCGGAATACGATTAGAAAAACATAAGCTGTTTTTATTTTCTTTGAAACTCTGATTCATGCATAGAGTGTGTTTAGATTTAACCACAAAAGTCACAAAAGTTTTTACTTTTTAAACACGTTAGTACACTTTAGAAAGTTTAAAATAATACTGCATAAAAGTACACTGAAGAAAAAAAATCAATGATTTTTTAAAACTTATGTGGGCTTATTTTGCGCCAGGATATCATCTTAAGCTCATTTAAGTGTTTCAATCTTTTGTGGCTTTTGACTCCGTCGAACCTTCGGTTTGTGGTTTATTTTTAACTACAGATGGTAAAAATTTTTGGAGAAAACACTAACTGCACATTGTTCTTTTATTTGTAAACACGTTAGTACACTTTAGAAAGTTTAAAATAATACTGCACAATTAAGTTCACATAAGATGAAAATCTTTGATTTTCGATAAAACTTAAGTGTACTTCTTATCCACAAAGTATATAACTTAAAATAGCTTAAGTGTTTACAAAACTTTTGTGACTTTTGTGGTTTAATAAAAAAAATAAACAGTTTTTTTCGTGAAATTTAGAGTCTAATTCTTTTAATGTTGAAAGAAAAACGATTTACTTATATTTGTCGCAAAGCAAATTTAAATGTTCAAAAAAGTAATCACTGTATTTATTCTTAGCTTTTATACGGTTTTTTGTTCGGCCCAACAGGTTCGACCCTCCAAATCATCTGAAATTTACCGTGAACTCAAAACACTGAAACACCTACCTAAAGTTTTATACCTTGCGGCTCATCCCGATGATGAAAATACAGGATTGCTTTCCTGGTTAATTAACGATCAAAATGTAGAAACGGGTTATTTGTCTTTAACCAGAGGCGATGGGGGTCAGAATTTATTAGGTACAGAACAAGGTGCTGCATTGGGTTTAATCAGAACGCATGAGCTTTTAGAGGCAAGAAAGTTAGACGGTGCCCAACAGTTTTTTACCCGGGCGATTGATTTCGGGTTCTCAAAAAATACGACCGATACCTTTAAACAATGGGATGAAGATAGTATTATAGCGGATGTAGTTTGGGTGATCCGTAAATTCCGTCCGGATGTGATCATTTGTCGTTTTCCTCCTACTGCTGCGGCAGGTCACGGACAACATGCGGCTTCGGCTGTGGTTGCAGAAAAAGCTTTTAAGCTGGCAGGCGATAAAACGGCTTTCCCAAACCAACTAAAATATGTTAATGCATGGCAACCAAAACGGGTATTGTGGAATACTTACCGATTCGGTGCGGTCAATACGACAACTGAAAATCAACTGAAAGTTACCGTTGGGCAATATGATGCGCAACTGGGAATGGGTTATGGTGAATTGGCAGGACTAAGCAGAAGTTTACATAAAAGCCAGGGTGCGGGAACACAGTCTGTAGCCGGCATCAGAACTGAATATTTTGCCCACGTTGTTGGTGAACCTGCAAAAGCAACACTTTTTGACGGAGTAGTTAAAACCTGGACCGCAAAAGGAAACGCTGATATTGACCAATCATTAGATAAAATTATTTCCGCTTTCAATTTCAATAATCCTGATCTTAGTTTACCTGCTTTGCTTGCTTTGCGAAAAAAGGTGATGGCACTGAAGGATGTGGACCTAAAAAGGGATAAAATTAAATCTCTTGACAATATCATTTTAAGCTGTGCCGGGTTTATGGGTGAGGCAGTTACCAATCAGGCTGAAGCTGTTGCTGGGGATCATTACAATTTCAGGTTAAATTTGATTTCAAGAGCTTCTGATCCTCTTGTTGTAGAAAATATAAAGTGGTTAAGTCAGTCGGAAAGTTTCAACAGAAAACTATCAAAAGATTCTTTAATTACCATTCAGCATGACATTCAGATTCCTGCAGATGCAGCACTTACAGAACCTTATTGGTTGGCAAAATCTCCCACGAACGCAGCCACTTTCTCTGTTCCAAACGATACTTTAATCGGTTTACCTGAGGCAGAATCACCACTGAATGTTTTGGTTGGTTTAAGAATCGGTTCAGAAAAGTTTCAGGTTAAACTTCCTTTATCTTTCAAGAAGTTAGACCCGGTGCGTGGTGATGTAGTCGAAGCCTTGCGCATTGTTCCTGCATTGGAACTGAAATTTACACAACCGCTTTATGTAGTCAAAGAAAATGAAGACTTACATTTGAGTTTAAACTTTAAGGTCAATTCCAACAAACAGTTCACTAATGGTAAACTAAGCCTGATGTATAATGGAGAACGATTAGGCAGCACTGATGTAAATTCACTTAGTGGGAAAGATTTTACCGTGGATTACGTTATTCCAAAAACTAAGCTTGCATCAATCAAATCATCTCGCTTGCCATTGGATGCCAATTTTGTCGCAGATGGAGTCACTTATAATAAAAAACAGGTATTAATTCAGTATC from Chryseobacterium piperi encodes:
- a CDS encoding PIG-L family deacetylase gives rise to the protein MFKKVITVFILSFYTVFCSAQQVRPSKSSEIYRELKTLKHLPKVLYLAAHPDDENTGLLSWLINDQNVETGYLSLTRGDGGQNLLGTEQGAALGLIRTHELLEARKLDGAQQFFTRAIDFGFSKNTTDTFKQWDEDSIIADVVWVIRKFRPDVIICRFPPTAAAGHGQHAASAVVAEKAFKLAGDKTAFPNQLKYVNAWQPKRVLWNTYRFGAVNTTTENQLKVTVGQYDAQLGMGYGELAGLSRSLHKSQGAGTQSVAGIRTEYFAHVVGEPAKATLFDGVVKTWTAKGNADIDQSLDKIISAFNFNNPDLSLPALLALRKKVMALKDVDLKRDKIKSLDNIILSCAGFMGEAVTNQAEAVAGDHYNFRLNLISRASDPLVVENIKWLSQSESFNRKLSKDSLITIQHDIQIPADAALTEPYWLAKSPTNAATFSVPNDTLIGLPEAESPLNVLVGLRIGSEKFQVKLPLSFKKLDPVRGDVVEALRIVPALELKFTQPLYVVKENEDLHLSLNFKVNSNKQFTNGKLSLMYNGERLGSTDVNSLSGKDFTVDYVIPKTKLASIKSSRLPLDANFVADGVTYNKKQVLIQYPHLPSLQYFAPATAVVMKGDIQAKVKKVGYIEGAGDFIPEFLRIAGIQVDVLKDEDFYGNIDESGGNSNQNKLSQYDAIVLGVRANNTEKKLGRWMPFLWSYVKAGGNLVMQYNTNQDTTVDKLGIYNFSIANKRVTEENAAVTFLNPNHKLLNFPNKITADDFKGWVQERGAYFPAQWDAAYEPLFEMHDTDEESLQGSTLYAKYGKGNFIYTPLAFFRQLPAGNVGAARLFFNFLSAQKN